From the Plectropomus leopardus isolate mb chromosome 18, YSFRI_Pleo_2.0, whole genome shotgun sequence genome, one window contains:
- the illr4 gene encoding LOW QUALITY PROTEIN: immune-related, lectin-like receptor 4 (The sequence of the model RefSeq protein was modified relative to this genomic sequence to represent the inferred CDS: deleted 2 bases in 1 codon), with protein MSAADVLYSDVKFTREKRNVDGAASSPAETTYSEVRILKSEPSTELPDSHQQEASNGRSKVTSERAAVLVLSLLLTAAVVARLISYKNIQTVEHLQKLIDERDAAVKNLTGDSCQKCDDGWEEHGGKCYYFSQGKLPWIQSRDACRRRGGDLVKIDSRHAQSFLEQKLRKEMETHEDKFWIGLTDSQEETKWFWADGSPLDSSLTFWSGMEPDNWKKNDDSGEDCVRMGEKSGAEDLKCWFDKACTAPHKRICEKPTETRHLKCV; from the exons ATGTCTGCAGCTGACGTTTTGTACTCTGATGTTAAATTCacaagagagaagagaaacGTTGATG GGGCCGCTTCCTCGCCAGCTGAAACCACTTATTCTGAAGTCAGGATATTAAAGAGCGAACCATCCACAGAGCTTCCTG ACTCCCATCAACAAGAGGCATCGAACGGACGATCAAAGGTCACGTCAGAGCGAGCGGCCGTGCTCGTTCTCAGTTTGCTCCTGACTGCTGCTGTCGTC GCTCGGCTCATCT cttataaaaacattcaaaccgTGGAGCATCTCCAAAAGCTGATAGATGAGCGTGACGCTGCCGTAAAAAATCTCACAG GCGACTCATGTCAGAAATGTGACGACGGCTGGGAGGAACATGGTGGAAAGTGCTATTATTTCTCCCAGGGTAAATTACCCTGGATTCAGAGCAGAGACGCGTGTCGACGGCGCGGAGGAGATCTGGTTAAGATTGACAGCAGACATGCGCAG AGCTTCCTGGAGcagaaactgagaaaagaaatggaaacaCATGAGGACAAATTCTGGATTggactcacagactcacaggAAGAGACAAAATGGTTTTGGGCAGACGGATCACCGTTAGACTCAAG tttgacattttggagcGGTATGGAGCCAGACAACTGGAAAAAGAACGATGATTCTGGAGAGGACTGTGTGAGGATGGGGGAGAAATCTGGAGCTGAAGACCTGAAGTGTTGGTTTGATAAAGCCTGCACAGCACCTCACAAAAGAATCTGTGAGAAACCAACAGAAACCAGACATCTCAAGTGCGTCTGA